The sequence CACCAGCGTCCCCACCCAGCCGCGCTGCTCATCAAAGACAATCGGCTCGGATCTTCCCGCACGTGTACCGACGTAAACGTTGGCAGGGTCGGCAGCCACGGGGTCTTCGGGGCGAACGATGCGCATGACCGGCAATGCTGGCGAGGAGGCGTCAAGGTCATGCAGCGCCTGGTAACTCTGATCGCCGATCACTGCGTAGAGTTTGCCGCCGTAACGATACAGTCGGTCCCGGCCGACCTGGACGCCGGTAAAGTCCAGATCGGTCGCAAAATCTTGCAGACGCGTGTCGGACAAGGGGAAGGTGATGCTTTTGCCGTCCTCCAGCGGATGCCAGAGCCCGCTCTCGCGGTCACGCATCAGCAGCGGCCCGGCAGGCGTCAGCTCGCTCGCCAGCCGGGCCCGGTAGAGACCCGATGGCGTATCCGTGACGACCTGCACAATGCCGCCGTTCGGTACATCCACGTAACGACGGCCCTTGAAGGTTCTGACGCCGTGCACATCGGGCGCCGGCAGGGACGCGGGCGCACTGATCCGGTACTGTTCAAGCGAAGGTTCCCGGGCTGACGGACGGATGGACGGAGCCGGGGCCGATGGGGTGATCCTGATCGACGGTGCCGGCCGGATCGCTTCCAGATCGGCGCCTGTCGTGAGGGGGCCCGGCACGCGTACCGTGCCGGCCGACAGGGGAATCGTCGGATGCGGCAGGTGGCCGCCCCTCGGGCTGCCGGGGCGTGGATGAACATCAACGGTGGTAGTGCCCCTGATGGGCGATTTCGGTGACATTTCTTCATCCTTGAAGGGTTGTCACATCAGCCGGCACAGGTGCCTGACTGATGAATGTTGGGTTAGAACGATGTTTTTCTGCCTGTTACGTGTTGTCGGGCATGCGCGACGCCGGTTGTAAGAGAAACCGACCATTGCCGTCGGAATTGGTCAAAATTTGTGCTATATTCCGCGCCCGCGATTTTTCACTTCAACACCGGTCGTCGACATGCAAGCAGCCAAGCCGTTATTTGACTATCCAAAATATTGGGCCGAATGTTTCGGGCCAGCGCCATTCCTGCCGATGAGCAGGGAGGAGATGGATCAGCTTGGCTGGGATTCGTGCGACATCATCATTGTTACCGGTGATGCCTACGTCGATCACCCGTCGTTCGGCATGGCGATCATCGGCCGGCTGCTGGAGTCGCAAGGCTTCCGCGTCGGGATCATCGCGCAGCCGAACTGGCAGTCCAAAGACGACTTCATGAAGCTCGGCGAGCCGAACCTGTTCTTCGGCGTTGCAGCGGGCAACATGGACTCGATGATCAACCGCTACACCGCGGACAAGAAAATCCGTTCCGACGACGCCTACACGCCGGGCGGCATGGCCGGCAAGCGTCCGGATCGCGCGAGCCTGGTCTACAGCCAGCGCTGCAAGGAAGCGTACAAGCACGTGCCGATCGTCCTTGGCGGCATCGAAGCTTCCCTGCGCCGCATCGCCCACTACGATTACTGGCAGGATCGTGTGCGTAACTCGATCCTGATCGACGCCAGCGCCGACATCCTGCTGTATGGCAACGCCGAACGCGCGATTGTCGAAGTCGCCCAGCGTCTGTCCTACGGTCACAAGATCGAAGACATCACCGACGTGCGCGGCACCGCGTTCATTCGTCGCGATACGCCGAAAGACTGGTACGAAGTCGATTCCACGCGCATCGATCGTCCGGGCAAGGTCGACAAGATCATCAACCCGTACGTGAACACCCAGGACACCCAGGCCTGCGCCATCGAGCAGGAAAAGGGACCGGTCGAAGATCCGCAGGAAGCCAAGGTCGTACAGATCCTGGCCAGCCCGCGCATGACCCGCGACAAGACCGTGATTCGTCTGCCATCGGTTGAGAAAGTGCGTGGCGACGCCGTTCTGTATGCCCACGCCAACCGCGTGCTGCACCTGGAAACCAACCCGGGCAACGCCCGTGCGCTGGTGCAGAAGCATGGCGAAGTCGACGTCTGGTTCAACCCGCCGCCGATTCCGATGACCACTGAAGAAATGGACTACGTGTTCGGCATGCCTTACGCGCGCGTTCCGCACCCTGCGTATGGCAAGGAAAAGATCCCGGCCTACGACATGATCCGTTTCTCGGTGAACATCATGCGTGGCTGCTTCGGTGGCTGCACCTTCTGCTCGATCACCGAGCACGAAGGCCGGATCATCCAGAACCGTTCCGAAGAGTCGATCATTCGCGAAATCGAAGAGATCCGCGACAAGGTGCCGGGCTTCACCGGCGTCATTTCCGACCTCGGCGGCCCGACTGCGAACATGTACCGCATCGCCTGCAAAACACCGGAAATCGAATCGGCGTGCCGCAAGCCGTCCTGCGTGTTCCCGGGCATCTGCCCGAACCTGAATACCGACCACTCGTCGCTGATTCAGCTGTACCGCAGCGCCCGTGCGTTGCCGGGTGTGAAGAAGATTCTGATCGCCTCCGGCCTGCGTTACGACCTCGCGGTCGAATCGCCGGAGTACGTCAAAGAGCT comes from Pseudomonas sp. RU47 and encodes:
- a CDS encoding YgiQ family radical SAM protein codes for the protein MQAAKPLFDYPKYWAECFGPAPFLPMSREEMDQLGWDSCDIIIVTGDAYVDHPSFGMAIIGRLLESQGFRVGIIAQPNWQSKDDFMKLGEPNLFFGVAAGNMDSMINRYTADKKIRSDDAYTPGGMAGKRPDRASLVYSQRCKEAYKHVPIVLGGIEASLRRIAHYDYWQDRVRNSILIDASADILLYGNAERAIVEVAQRLSYGHKIEDITDVRGTAFIRRDTPKDWYEVDSTRIDRPGKVDKIINPYVNTQDTQACAIEQEKGPVEDPQEAKVVQILASPRMTRDKTVIRLPSVEKVRGDAVLYAHANRVLHLETNPGNARALVQKHGEVDVWFNPPPIPMTTEEMDYVFGMPYARVPHPAYGKEKIPAYDMIRFSVNIMRGCFGGCTFCSITEHEGRIIQNRSEESIIREIEEIRDKVPGFTGVISDLGGPTANMYRIACKTPEIESACRKPSCVFPGICPNLNTDHSSLIQLYRSARALPGVKKILIASGLRYDLAVESPEYVKELVTHHVGGYLKIAPEHTEEGPLNQMMKPGIGSYDKFKRMFEKYTKEAGKEQYLIPYFIAAHPGTTDEDMMNLALWLKGNGFRADQVQAFYPSPMATATAMYHSGKNPLRKVTYKSDGVTIVKSEEQRRLHKAFLRYHDPKGWPMLREALIRMGRGDLIGSGKDQLIPTHQPATDSYQSARRKNSTPAGSHKVAKEGKEKTTKILTQHTGLPPRASDGGNPWDKREQAKAAAFARNQQAAKERKDAAKGKGPKPTRKPVVPR